The sequence TGCTGCTATCGCTTTTACCGATTGTTGCACCCATATCCAGATAGCCCAAAGCCAAGAGAACTTCCAGTGCTTTTCGGGCTTCGGGATTAGTTTTCATTTTTTGGGCGATGATTTCTGCAGATTCTGCTACAGCTTGGGCTTTGAGAACTTGTTGTTGGCGTTCAGCTTGGGCGCGCAGGACGATCGCTTTTTGTTCGGCTTCTGCTTGTAATACTACCGCCTTTTGTCTAGCTTCGGCGTCGAGAACTTGTGCATCAGCTTTACCTCTGGCGCTATTGACTGCAGATTCTCTATCGCCCTCGGAAGTCAAAACCGCCGCCCGTTTGCGTCTTTCTGCGGACATCTGTAATTCCATCGATTCCTGTACCGCTTTCGAGGGAATCAAATCTCGCAGTTCCACCCGTGTCACCTTCACACCCCAAGGGTCGGTAGCAATATCCAAATCCCTCAACAAAATCTCATTAATTTGCGATCGCGCTGTAAAAGTTTCGTCTAACTCTAATTGTCCCATTTCTGAGCGAATTTGCGTTAACACCAAATTCACCATCGCCGACTGGAGATTTTCCACCTTGTAATAAGCCTTCTCCATATCCACAATGCGCCAATAAACCACCGCATCCACAGTAATTGACACATTATCACGGGTAATACACTGTTGTGGAGGAATATCTAAAACCTTTTCCCGGATGGTTTGTTTATAAACAACCTTATCAACAACAGGAGTGATAAAGTTCAACCCCGGCTCTAGCTTCTTATTGTAACTCCCCAATCGTTCCACCAAGGCTTCATCACCTTGATTAATCACTCTCACCGAAGTTGCTAAAGCAGAACCACCTAAAGCCAAAGATATCAAAAACAGTAACGTTTCCATATTTAATCTCCTAAATTATTCAAGAAATAGGAACATGAATCGCTCATATTCCCCATTCCCTAGCCCCTGCTATAAAATATCTTGCGGTATCACAATCAACGTAGTCCCTTCTCTGCGGACTACATAAACCCTTTGGTCGTGGGGGATGCTCAATTTTTCATCATCACATCTTGCTTGCCAAGAATTACCTTCATACAGTACCCGTCCTGTTCTCCCTGGTGGAATCTCCGTTAATGTTTCAGCTATAGTTGCATCCTGAATTTTTGAGCGTCGTAGCGGTCTGACGAATCGCCGAGAACCCAGAACTAGCAAGGTGGAAAGCAATAACCAAACCACAACTTGTAACCACAAACTTACTAAACCCACTCCAGACAGTAGCGCCACCACCAAAGCGCTAATTCCCATCAAAAAGGCGACAAAGGCTGACGGTAAAAACAATTC is a genomic window of Fortiea contorta PCC 7126 containing:
- a CDS encoding SPFH domain-containing protein translates to METLLFLISLALGGSALATSVRVINQGDEALVERLGSYNKKLEPGLNFITPVVDKVVYKQTIREKVLDIPPQQCITRDNVSITVDAVVYWRIVDMEKAYYKVENLQSAMVNLVLTQIRSEMGQLELDETFTARSQINEILLRDLDIATDPWGVKVTRVELRDLIPSKAVQESMELQMSAERRKRAAVLTSEGDRESAVNSARGKADAQVLDAEARQKAVVLQAEAEQKAIVLRAQAERQQQVLKAQAVAESAEIIAQKMKTNPEARKALEVLLALGYLDMGATIGKSDSSKVMFIDPRTIPATLEGIKSIVSDSQPIPNVNNNRL
- a CDS encoding NfeD family protein codes for the protein MQSYTLIWLLAGAALCFTELFLPSAFVAFLMGISALVVALLSGVGLVSLWLQVVVWLLLSTLLVLGSRRFVRPLRRSKIQDATIAETLTEIPPGRTGRVLYEGNSWQARCDDEKLSIPHDQRVYVVRREGTTLIVIPQDIL